From Spirosoma aerolatum, one genomic window encodes:
- a CDS encoding beta strand repeat-containing protein — MKHFYPALPRWVSGSVWVTLLFFLALSSQVNAQQSSLGTPNSTTSTPWVSPTFSLTTAHASPGLSCWGGDLGCLLADGSPANVTNPTLTDYDELAIAISGAGSFTVGENNPANIYDAGNFAGFLISNSSLADVTLLGAVTITTYKNGEFREEKTATNLIGINSALVSGAYEVGFHTTLDFNQIAISFTNPLTVATSYRVYYALMRRYASASTTLACNTPSSLTAPGNSIYISDRTGIVTDLACALCAISNADNIIDGNTSNVASISLTAAVATTATIGVKNPFTAYTASTSAPKFVGFDISSTDLVDLGLLDRITISTYKTGTATPIQSVSGTSLISANSSLLSGTSTGRRTLGFLATADFDEIVLTVTKAVGVSVARINVYGVTVTSFCDGPSLDCADNTIPKNTITPLVYPTNPVYVDGKNTGITGTACALCYISNSENVIDNDPSNFASLSLTAGVSTTLSFAVANALQTYPVNSFAGFDIETRSLLSANVLSIATITLYNDGSPVQTIAGNALIVGATTSLLNGRSRQYVGVVATAQYDEVKISFPSVVGVDLGVINIYSAVFEKTCSAAISCNTTYNLSNPTFPVVIDYERTGVTGAVDAAVTVADAWNVVSSSTTDYATITNTAGVAVTASIGVLNPIDTYPAGTFAGFTIRKISGLVTANLLAKLTITTYQNGSPVQSRTASDLLDLSIALFGSVTDYYNIGFVTSQPFDEIRLSVAPLVGLGVTVTNLQVYGAFINTNLSIGNGFTCALKTSPDFAVTYKNVSVSGSVATNDNVPAGTTYGTSPTLVSSPNGSTPTLTMNSDGTYTFITSTSGVYVYSVPVCVSAVCVSQTLTVTVLDPKVNTNLPVANPDVASMTSTTATTPPSVTVNVKANDGPGNPGGTLGTPTIATPPTNGSATVDGNGNIVYTPNTGFYGTDVLTYQVCETPGNLCATATVTISVYPPDYVSASASDDYVFSSGTAVTGNVLTNDIGTGLTVSNPGTTVGSSGTLVISSTGSYTFTPALGYTGPGSFTYTACDSNSPSNCVMATLHALVNIPDLSPTIILPLANFNTAPNNVRNFIVNIFEANGQPTPPGSVSITITVPTGYTISYNSSITSTSVSGGSTVSVENPNWTVVNNLSDQQLTLKNNAGQIIPANATAVLGFTITRTTANSGSTANITVNVTNDPTKTYDANPLNNVYARIISGQ, encoded by the coding sequence ATGAAACACTTTTATCCTGCCCTCCCAAGATGGGTAAGCGGCTCCGTTTGGGTTACCCTTCTGTTTTTTCTCGCTCTCAGTAGCCAGGTTAATGCTCAGCAAAGTAGTTTAGGAACGCCCAATTCAACTACATCAACGCCCTGGGTTAGTCCCACTTTCTCATTAACGACAGCTCATGCCAGCCCCGGTTTATCCTGTTGGGGAGGGGACTTAGGATGTCTTCTGGCCGACGGTAGTCCTGCCAACGTTACAAATCCCACACTTACGGATTACGATGAGTTAGCCATTGCAATTTCTGGTGCAGGCTCATTTACAGTTGGTGAAAATAATCCCGCCAATATCTATGATGCTGGTAATTTTGCTGGTTTCCTGATCAGCAATAGCTCACTAGCTGATGTTACTTTGTTAGGGGCGGTAACGATCACAACTTATAAAAATGGTGAATTCCGTGAGGAAAAGACCGCAACTAACCTCATTGGAATAAATTCTGCATTAGTTTCAGGAGCCTATGAGGTAGGATTCCACACTACACTTGATTTTAATCAGATCGCGATTTCTTTTACCAACCCACTAACTGTAGCCACTTCCTACAGAGTGTATTATGCGTTGATGAGACGCTACGCTTCAGCCAGCACGACTTTGGCTTGTAATACGCCTAGCTCATTAACGGCACCCGGAAATTCAATCTATATTTCAGATCGTACGGGTATAGTTACCGATCTGGCCTGTGCCCTTTGTGCCATTAGTAATGCAGATAATATTATTGATGGAAATACGTCAAATGTGGCCAGTATTTCTTTAACGGCAGCCGTAGCAACAACGGCTACGATAGGCGTAAAAAACCCCTTTACGGCCTATACCGCCAGTACGTCGGCACCAAAATTCGTCGGTTTCGATATCTCAAGTACAGATCTTGTCGACTTAGGGCTTTTAGACCGAATCACCATTTCGACCTACAAGACCGGAACTGCCACTCCTATCCAATCAGTTAGTGGGACTAGCCTGATTTCTGCCAACAGTTCGCTTTTATCAGGTACAAGTACAGGCCGAAGAACGCTCGGCTTTTTAGCGACAGCCGATTTCGACGAGATTGTGCTGACGGTTACCAAAGCTGTAGGCGTATCAGTCGCCCGAATTAACGTATATGGGGTAACCGTTACAAGTTTTTGTGATGGGCCTAGCCTTGATTGTGCCGATAATACAATTCCTAAAAATACGATTACCCCCCTGGTTTATCCGACAAATCCCGTTTATGTTGATGGGAAAAATACGGGAATCACGGGAACTGCCTGTGCGTTATGTTACATCAGTAATTCAGAAAATGTAATCGATAATGACCCGTCCAATTTTGCCTCACTGTCATTAACGGCGGGTGTATCGACGACGCTTTCGTTTGCAGTCGCTAACGCTTTACAGACCTATCCGGTCAATAGTTTTGCTGGTTTTGATATTGAAACCCGGAGCTTACTTTCTGCTAATGTACTAAGTATTGCAACCATTACGCTCTATAATGATGGTAGTCCGGTTCAGACAATAGCCGGTAATGCCTTGATTGTAGGCGCTACGACCAGTTTGCTAAATGGCCGGAGCCGTCAATATGTTGGCGTTGTGGCGACAGCGCAATATGATGAGGTGAAAATTTCGTTCCCGAGCGTAGTTGGCGTCGACCTCGGTGTGATCAATATTTACAGCGCTGTATTTGAGAAGACCTGTTCAGCAGCCATCAGTTGTAATACGACCTATAATCTTAGTAATCCAACATTCCCGGTTGTTATCGATTACGAACGGACAGGGGTTACTGGGGCTGTCGATGCGGCTGTAACGGTTGCTGATGCATGGAATGTAGTTTCGTCCAGCACTACTGATTATGCTACGATTACCAATACGGCAGGGGTAGCCGTTACCGCATCGATTGGCGTACTTAATCCGATAGATACCTATCCGGCGGGCACGTTTGCTGGCTTTACCATTCGGAAAATATCAGGGTTGGTTACGGCAAATTTATTGGCAAAACTGACCATTACAACCTACCAGAATGGGAGTCCGGTACAATCACGAACGGCTAGTGATCTGCTTGATTTGTCAATCGCTTTATTTGGCTCTGTTACAGATTATTATAATATAGGCTTTGTTACATCTCAGCCGTTCGATGAAATTCGGCTAAGCGTAGCACCACTAGTTGGTTTGGGTGTAACGGTCACTAATTTACAAGTATATGGTGCCTTTATCAATACTAACCTGTCAATAGGGAATGGCTTTACCTGTGCTTTAAAAACAAGTCCTGATTTTGCAGTTACCTATAAAAATGTGTCGGTATCAGGAAGCGTGGCTACGAATGATAATGTACCGGCTGGCACAACCTATGGCACATCGCCAACGCTGGTTAGCAGCCCGAATGGTTCAACACCAACATTGACCATGAATAGTGATGGAACCTATACGTTTATCACCTCAACGTCTGGAGTATATGTTTATTCAGTACCCGTTTGTGTATCAGCGGTATGTGTGTCGCAAACGCTGACAGTTACCGTACTGGATCCAAAAGTAAATACAAATCTGCCGGTAGCTAACCCGGATGTGGCTTCAATGACCAGCACTACGGCAACAACACCGCCATCTGTAACGGTCAATGTAAAAGCAAACGACGGCCCAGGCAATCCAGGAGGTACACTCGGCACACCAACTATAGCTACTCCGCCCACCAATGGCTCAGCTACTGTTGATGGCAATGGTAATATCGTTTATACGCCGAATACGGGTTTTTATGGTACTGATGTGCTGACCTATCAGGTATGTGAAACCCCAGGCAACCTGTGCGCTACAGCTACCGTAACTATTTCAGTGTATCCGCCAGATTATGTTTCTGCATCAGCTAGTGACGATTACGTGTTTTCATCAGGTACAGCCGTGACGGGCAATGTTCTGACGAATGATATAGGAACAGGGCTGACGGTATCGAATCCGGGAACAACAGTAGGTTCGTCAGGTACACTGGTGATTTCGTCGACAGGAAGCTATACATTTACACCTGCTTTAGGTTATACAGGTCCCGGTAGCTTTACCTATACGGCCTGCGATTCAAATAGCCCTTCAAATTGTGTAATGGCTACCTTACACGCTCTGGTGAATATTCCTGACCTGTCGCCAACAATCATTCTGCCTCTGGCCAACTTCAATACTGCTCCAAATAACGTCAGAAACTTCATCGTCAATATATTTGAAGCAAATGGGCAACCAACACCTCCGGGTAGTGTCAGCATCACCATTACGGTTCCAACGGGTTATACCATTTCATATAATAGCTCAATAACCAGCACAAGTGTATCAGGTGGATCGACGGTTTCTGTAGAGAACCCGAATTGGACCGTGGTGAATAATTTATCTGATCAGCAGCTTACCCTGAAGAACAACGCTGGGCAGATTATTCCTGCCAATGCCACTGCTGTTCTGGGTTTTACCATTACACGGACAACAGCAAACTCAGGAAGTACAGCCAATATTACGGTTAATGTCACCAATGATCCTACGAAAACATATGATGCTAATCCATTAAATAATGTTTATGCTAGAATTATCAGTGGACAATAA
- a CDS encoding Gfo/Idh/MocA family protein: MSHHLNRRDFLKQSSAAAFSLSFGYGPKRKVAPSDRVRVAHIGLNGMGTNHLNWFAKLPDVEVVGLCDVDETHLAKALSTLQTLQPNTTAKTYPDFRYLLDRNDIDAITCATPDHWHAQVAIMAFQAGKDVYGEKPLSYSVREGQKMLKALNRYDRIFQLGTQIHAGDNYHRVVELIKAGAIGKVHTVRLWKTGFPPVLGPANYQTPPATLNWDMWQGPAPVSLYTPERCHFTYRYFLDYSGGVFQDFWCHIADVVWWSINPTGLKRIQAKGAAPEGIGDAPKWIDIDYEFDGLKLHWTSTPPDVPGAAKRGIGAYFEGDKGTLLCDYNSREITINGVTMSDIAEIPITLERSPGHQQNFIDSVKSRKQPESNLAYARQLTMPMHLGLISYRLGEPLEWNAHKEKFRHNADANALLSREYRKGWDLI; encoded by the coding sequence ATGAGCCATCATCTTAACCGCCGTGATTTTTTAAAACAGAGTAGTGCGGCTGCCTTTAGCCTGTCTTTCGGGTACGGTCCGAAACGTAAAGTTGCGCCAAGTGATCGGGTCCGGGTTGCCCATATTGGCCTGAATGGCATGGGAACCAATCACCTGAACTGGTTCGCTAAATTACCGGACGTCGAAGTGGTAGGGTTATGTGATGTTGATGAGACCCACCTGGCTAAAGCGCTCTCTACGTTACAGACCTTACAACCCAATACGACTGCCAAAACCTATCCTGATTTCCGCTACCTGCTCGACCGGAACGATATTGATGCCATTACCTGTGCCACCCCCGATCACTGGCATGCACAAGTTGCCATTATGGCGTTTCAGGCAGGTAAAGACGTATACGGAGAAAAACCGCTGTCGTATAGCGTGCGCGAAGGACAGAAAATGTTAAAAGCGCTGAATCGCTATGACCGAATTTTTCAGTTAGGCACCCAGATTCATGCGGGCGACAATTACCACCGGGTCGTTGAACTTATCAAAGCGGGCGCTATCGGAAAAGTGCATACTGTCCGGCTCTGGAAAACAGGCTTTCCACCCGTGCTGGGCCCAGCAAACTACCAGACTCCACCGGCTACCCTGAACTGGGATATGTGGCAAGGACCCGCTCCTGTATCACTCTACACACCCGAACGTTGCCACTTTACCTACCGCTATTTTCTGGACTACTCAGGGGGTGTGTTTCAGGACTTCTGGTGTCATATTGCCGATGTGGTCTGGTGGTCGATCAATCCCACGGGTTTAAAACGAATTCAGGCTAAAGGTGCGGCCCCCGAAGGTATCGGCGATGCTCCCAAATGGATCGATATTGATTATGAATTTGATGGCCTAAAGCTCCACTGGACCAGTACCCCACCCGATGTACCAGGGGCCGCCAAGCGAGGTATCGGAGCCTATTTTGAGGGCGATAAAGGCACGCTTCTGTGTGACTATAATAGCCGCGAGATTACGATAAACGGCGTAACGATGTCCGATATAGCCGAAATTCCTATCACCCTTGAGCGGTCGCCTGGTCATCAGCAGAATTTTATAGACTCGGTTAAATCCCGAAAGCAGCCCGAATCCAATCTGGCCTACGCCCGTCAGTTGACTATGCCTATGCATCTGGGGTTGATTTCGTATCGGCTTGGCGAACCGCTGGAGTGGAATGCCCACAAGGAGAAATTTAGGCATAATGCCGATGCCAATGCATTACTCTCAAGAGAATACCGAAAAGGCTGGGATTTGATTTAA
- a CDS encoding FG-GAP-like repeat-containing protein produces MRTFMRFFFSVYSFVGLAIAVASCHSGSNSTLDNPLIAEGKTLAEKHCGSCHMLPSPELLDKETWVKSVLPAMAPNLGLEAYPGGNYYAGPKSAISFENWQKLIAYYETLAPPKLKDADVVTEPVNDWAVFSLEKPQTDTTKTAMTTMVAIDTIGHRVYSSDAFRSDITQWNRQLQATGSKQLQSAAAQATFFRDKSGAEQGVFTCMGTMRAADISRGELVTMSLSGKQPADTSIVYANLPRPLQSVAADLNKDGLMDWVVAGFGHLQGGLYWLKQQPNNSFTKVPIWEVAGAIQSTVGDFNADGWPDLVVLFAHADEGIWLFLNDKKGGFVERNLLRFPSVYGSTSFQLVDINKDGRLDILYTCGDNSDYSKIMKPYHGLYVYLNEGDFRLKQAYFYPINGCTKAMAADFDLDGDLDIATIAFFADFLHNPGENFQYFEQQKPLTFQSHVLPIHTYGRWICMDVNDIDQDGDADVVLGNFSQTFIIQKELKPAWGTHLPLVVLKNKTR; encoded by the coding sequence ATGCGTACATTTATGCGCTTCTTTTTCTCTGTTTATAGTTTTGTTGGTTTAGCCATTGCGGTAGCTAGCTGCCACTCGGGCAGTAACAGTACGCTCGATAACCCACTTATTGCCGAAGGGAAAACGCTGGCCGAAAAGCACTGCGGTAGCTGCCATATGTTGCCATCGCCCGAGTTGCTGGACAAAGAAACCTGGGTAAAATCGGTGTTGCCAGCTATGGCACCCAATCTGGGGCTTGAAGCGTATCCGGGTGGCAATTATTATGCGGGACCGAAATCGGCGATCTCGTTCGAAAACTGGCAAAAGCTGATTGCTTATTACGAAACGCTGGCTCCGCCAAAACTAAAAGACGCTGACGTGGTTACCGAGCCTGTCAACGACTGGGCAGTTTTTTCGCTCGAAAAACCCCAGACCGATACTACAAAAACAGCGATGACGACGATGGTGGCAATCGACACGATTGGCCATCGAGTCTATTCAAGCGATGCGTTCCGGTCGGATATTACCCAGTGGAATCGGCAGTTACAGGCAACTGGCAGTAAGCAATTGCAATCGGCGGCTGCACAGGCAACGTTTTTTCGCGACAAGTCGGGGGCCGAACAAGGGGTATTTACATGTATGGGCACTATGCGAGCGGCCGATATATCGCGCGGTGAACTGGTAACCATGAGCCTTTCGGGTAAACAGCCAGCCGATACGTCGATTGTGTATGCCAATTTACCCCGACCTTTACAGTCGGTTGCTGCCGATTTGAACAAAGATGGTCTGATGGATTGGGTGGTTGCTGGGTTTGGTCATTTGCAGGGAGGCCTGTACTGGCTGAAACAGCAACCCAATAATAGTTTTACAAAAGTTCCGATTTGGGAGGTGGCCGGGGCCATTCAGTCGACGGTGGGCGATTTTAATGCCGATGGCTGGCCCGATCTGGTCGTTTTATTTGCCCATGCCGACGAAGGCATCTGGTTATTTCTGAATGATAAAAAGGGCGGTTTTGTTGAGCGGAATCTACTTCGGTTTCCGTCGGTATATGGCTCTACGAGTTTTCAACTGGTTGATATCAACAAGGATGGCCGGCTGGATATTCTGTATACCTGTGGCGACAACAGCGATTATTCCAAAATCATGAAGCCCTATCATGGCTTGTATGTTTACCTGAATGAAGGCGATTTTCGATTGAAACAAGCCTATTTCTATCCCATCAACGGATGTACGAAAGCGATGGCTGCAGATTTCGACCTAGATGGCGATCTGGACATCGCTACCATTGCCTTCTTTGCTGATTTTCTACACAATCCGGGCGAAAACTTTCAATACTTCGAGCAACAGAAGCCATTAACGTTTCAGTCGCATGTGCTACCTATCCATACATATGGCCGCTGGATATGTATGGATGTGAACGATATAGATCAGGATGGGGATGCGGATGTGGTGCTGGGAAATTTTTCACAGACGTTTATCATTCAGAAGGAGCTAAAGCCAGCCTGGGGAACACACCTGCCCCTGGTCGTACTGAAAAATAAGACACGTTAG